The following proteins are encoded in a genomic region of Iodidimonas sp. SYSU 1G8:
- the proS gene encoding proline--tRNA ligase codes for MRRSVFFLPTMKETPTEAQIASHRLMLRAGMIRQSSAGIYSWLPLGFKVLRKIEQIVREEQDRAGAQEMLMPTIQSSDLWRKSGRYDDYGKEMLRIVDRNDRELLYGPTNEELITDIFASSVRSYRDLPKNLYHIQWKFRDEIRPRFGVMRGREFLMKDAYSFDLDKEGARNSYLNMFVAYLRTFARMGLRAVPVHADPGAIGGNMSHEFHILADTGESDVYFDEKFESYTAEQMLNADLDMVAELESLYAAADEKHDANNCPIPAERLRQRRGIEVGHIFYFGTKYSAPMGASVASATGEMVTAEMGSYGIGVSRLVGAIIEASHDENGIIWPRSVSPFDTALINLRPTDADCTVTADGLYERFQHAGIDTLYDDRDERPGVKFADADLIGLPYQVVVGPRGVKAGVVEFKTRATGQTEELSAEAAISRLLAGA; via the coding sequence ATGCGCCGTTCCGTATTTTTCCTGCCGACCATGAAGGAAACACCCACCGAGGCGCAGATCGCCTCGCACCGGTTGATGCTGCGCGCCGGCATGATCCGTCAGTCTTCGGCGGGCATCTATTCCTGGCTGCCGCTCGGCTTCAAGGTGCTGCGCAAGATCGAGCAGATCGTCCGCGAGGAGCAGGACCGGGCCGGAGCCCAGGAAATGCTGATGCCCACGATCCAGTCCTCGGACCTGTGGCGCAAGAGCGGTCGCTATGACGACTACGGCAAGGAAATGCTGCGCATCGTCGACCGCAATGATCGCGAACTGCTCTATGGGCCGACCAACGAGGAGCTGATCACCGACATCTTCGCAAGCTCGGTCCGCAGCTATCGCGACCTGCCGAAAAATCTCTATCACATCCAGTGGAAGTTCCGGGACGAGATCCGCCCGCGCTTCGGCGTGATGCGGGGCCGCGAGTTCCTGATGAAGGACGCCTATTCCTTCGACCTCGACAAGGAGGGCGCGCGCAACTCCTACCTCAACATGTTCGTCGCCTATCTTCGCACCTTTGCCCGCATGGGCCTGCGCGCGGTGCCGGTCCATGCCGACCCAGGCGCCATCGGCGGCAATATGAGCCATGAGTTCCACATCCTTGCCGACACGGGCGAGAGCGACGTCTATTTCGACGAGAAGTTCGAGAGCTACACCGCCGAGCAGATGCTGAACGCCGACCTCGACATGGTCGCCGAGCTGGAAAGCCTGTATGCGGCCGCCGATGAAAAGCACGACGCGAACAATTGCCCGATTCCCGCCGAGCGCCTGCGCCAGCGCCGCGGCATCGAAGTGGGTCACATCTTCTATTTCGGCACCAAGTACTCCGCCCCGATGGGCGCCTCCGTTGCTTCGGCGACCGGGGAGATGGTGACGGCCGAGATGGGGTCATACGGCATCGGGGTCTCGCGCCTGGTCGGCGCGATCATCGAGGCCAGCCATGACGAGAATGGCATCATCTGGCCGAGGAGCGTGTCGCCCTTCGATACGGCGCTGATCAATCTGCGTCCCACCGACGCCGACTGCACCGTGACCGCGGATGGCCTGTATGAGCGCTTCCAGCACGCGGGCATCGACACGCTCTACGACGACCGCGACGAACGGCCCGGCGTGAAATTCGCCGATGCCGATCTGATCGGCCTGCCGTACCAGGTCGTGGTCGGACCGCGCGGCGTCAAGGCCGGCGTCGTCGAGTTCAAGACAAGGGCGACGGGACAGACCGAGGAACTCTCGGCCGAAGCCGCCATCAGCCGCCTGCTGGCCGGGGCCTGA
- a CDS encoding DUF1467 family protein translates to MGPVSGIVVYVILWWLVFFTLLPVGVRTSREAGGDAEPGHADSAPVNPYIWRKVLAASLIAAALWGIYFWIQGSGLISLRPNFHG, encoded by the coding sequence ATGGGCCCCGTATCGGGAATTGTCGTCTATGTGATCCTGTGGTGGCTGGTGTTCTTCACCCTGCTGCCGGTCGGTGTCCGGACCTCGCGCGAGGCCGGTGGTGACGCCGAGCCGGGTCATGCCGACAGCGCCCCGGTCAACCCTTATATCTGGCGCAAGGTGCTGGCCGCGAGCCTGATCGCGGCCGCCCTGTGGGGGATCTATTTCTGGATCCAGGGCTCGGGGCTCATCTCCCTCAGACCCAACTTCCACGGATAA
- a CDS encoding lipoprotein-releasing ABC transporter permease subunit yields MIAAFEWMMALRYLRARRKDGFISLTAVLSVVGILLGVATLIIVMSVMNGFQNTLINQLLGLRGHILVQTAYTDPLRDYQPIVDKLRKVDGVVAARPIVQGQAMAVGPRQSAGVMVHGIRPEDLMHHDVAKVDSNGRSKIIAGDLKDFVPGDSLILGSRLADSLGVRPGDLVTLVSPQTTATPFGSAPRMRDYQVVAIFSVGNVLFDTTYVFMPMEDAQTYFRLKDQISEIEIVLSDPRAIAQIQPRVRQAVGDGFRLINWEDLNAGMVSALKVERNVMFVILVLIILVAAFNIMSSLIMLVKDKGRDIAVLRTIGASRQSVMKIFILCGGMLGITGTVLGFAVGMILLQFRNQILDGLGRMLNTTFFPPEVYGIDGLPATVDPVEIGLVVGIAMLLSLLMTIYPAWRAASLDPVEALRYE; encoded by the coding sequence ATGATCGCCGCCTTCGAATGGATGATGGCGCTGCGCTACCTCAGGGCGCGGCGCAAGGACGGGTTCATTTCACTGACAGCCGTGCTGTCGGTCGTCGGCATCCTGCTCGGCGTCGCGACGCTGATCATCGTGATGTCGGTGATGAACGGCTTCCAGAACACGCTGATCAACCAGCTCCTCGGCCTGCGCGGCCATATTCTGGTCCAGACGGCCTATACCGACCCGCTGCGCGACTATCAGCCGATCGTCGACAAGCTGCGCAAGGTCGACGGCGTCGTCGCGGCGCGGCCCATCGTGCAGGGACAGGCCATGGCAGTCGGTCCGCGGCAGTCCGCCGGCGTCATGGTTCATGGTATCCGGCCGGAAGACCTGATGCATCACGACGTGGCGAAGGTCGATTCCAATGGCCGCAGCAAGATCATCGCCGGCGACCTGAAGGATTTCGTGCCGGGCGATTCGCTCATTCTCGGCTCGCGGCTCGCGGATTCGCTCGGCGTGCGCCCGGGCGATCTGGTGACGCTGGTATCGCCGCAGACCACCGCGACACCGTTCGGGTCGGCGCCTCGCATGCGGGATTATCAGGTCGTCGCCATCTTCTCGGTCGGCAACGTTCTGTTCGACACGACCTATGTCTTCATGCCCATGGAAGACGCGCAGACCTATTTCCGACTGAAGGACCAGATCAGCGAGATCGAGATCGTGCTGAGCGATCCACGCGCCATCGCCCAGATCCAGCCGCGCGTCAGGCAGGCGGTCGGCGACGGTTTCCGGCTGATCAACTGGGAGGATCTGAACGCGGGCATGGTCAGCGCGCTGAAGGTCGAGCGCAACGTCATGTTCGTCATCCTGGTGCTGATCATCCTCGTGGCCGCGTTCAACATCATGTCCAGCCTCATCATGCTGGTGAAGGACAAGGGCCGGGACATCGCGGTGCTGCGGACCATCGGCGCGTCGCGGCAATCGGTGATGAAGATCTTCATTCTGTGCGGCGGCATGCTCGGCATCACCGGCACGGTGCTGGGGTTTGCCGTGGGCATGATCCTGCTGCAGTTCCGGAACCAGATTCTCGATGGGCTGGGCCGCATGCTGAACACGACCTTCTTTCCGCCCGAGGTCTATGGCATCGATGGCCTGCCCGCCACGGTCGATCCGGTCGAGATCGGGCTGGTCGTCGGCATCGCCATGCTGCTCAGTCTGCTGATGACCATCTATCCGGCCTGGCGCGCGGCCAGCCTCGATCCCGTGGAGGCGCTTCGCTATGAGTAA
- the mce gene encoding methylmalonyl-CoA epimerase gives MIGRLNHVAIAVPDLAAASAVYRDTLGAKVTEAVDMPEHGVTTVFVELPNTKIELLHPLGETSPIAKFLEKNKSGGIHHVCYEVEDILSARDKLKGEGATILGDGEPRIGAHGKPVLFLSPKDFCGTLVEIEQI, from the coding sequence ATGATCGGGCGTCTCAACCATGTTGCCATCGCGGTTCCTGATTTGGCCGCCGCCTCCGCCGTGTATCGCGATACGCTGGGCGCCAAGGTCACGGAAGCGGTCGACATGCCCGAACACGGCGTGACCACCGTCTTCGTCGAGCTGCCGAATACCAAGATCGAGCTGCTGCATCCGCTGGGCGAGACATCGCCGATCGCCAAGTTCCTCGAAAAGAACAAGTCGGGCGGGATCCACCACGTCTGCTACGAGGTCGAGGACATCCTGTCGGCTCGTGACAAACTGAAGGGTGAGGGCGCCACCATCCTGGGTGATGGCGAGCCGCGCATCGGCGCTCACGGCAAGCCGGTGCTGTTCCTGTCGCCCAAGGATTTCTGCGGCACGCTCGTCGAAATCGAACAAATCTGA